GAGCTTAAGAAAAGAATACTTAAAAGATTTTAACTTTGATATTGCTAGTCTATTTGCTAGTAGTTCTAATATTGACTTTGAAGAGTTTGAGTCTGCACACCTACTACCTAAACAAGCAGAAGTGCTTTCATCCATTGAGTCTGGTAATATTAGTAAAATCATCTTAAGTGGTGGTATTGCTAGTGGCAAAACATTCTTGGCTTGTTACTTGTTTATTAAGAGCTTGCTTGCAAATAAAGACAAGTATAGTAAAAGTAATAATAATTTAATTTTAGGTAATAGTCAAAACTCAATAGAAATAAATGTACTAGGTGAGATGGAAACTATATGTGATCTTTTGCATATATCCTTTGAGAAAAAGAAACAAAATACTACTTTTGTTTTAATTGACGGCCTGCGTGTCAATCTATATGGTGGTGATAAAGCTACAGATTTTAAAAGATTGCGGGGCTCTAATAGTTCATTAATGTTTATAAATGAAGCTACAACATTAAATAGGGAAACTATAAGGGAGGCTTTAAAGAGATTAAGAAATGGTCAAGAGGTTGCAATTTTTGATACCAACCCAGACTTCCCTACACATTTTTTTAAAACGGATTTTATTGATAAAACAGAAGTGTACACTACGTATAACTTTACAACCTATGATAACATCAAAATAAGTAAATCATTTATTGAAACACAAGAGACGTTATATAAGGATTTACCTACATATAAAGCCAGAATTCTTTTAGGGGAGTGGGTCGCAAGTGGTGAGTCAATCTTTACTAATATTAATATGGTTGCTAGCTACGAGTTTATAAGTCCTGTTTGCTACATTGATCCAGCCTTTAGTATAGGTGGTGATAATACCGCTGTTTGTGTACTAGAACGCAGTAGTGATAATAAGTTTTATACATATATTTATCAAGATCAACGCCCCGTAAATGACCCATATATGTTAAGCATGATTAAATCCATAATAACTACTTTTAATGTTAATACACTCTATATTGAAGATCGTGATAACACTATGGGTTTGGGTAGTGTTACTAAAGAGTTTCTTAATTTAAGAAATAATATGAATAATTATTACAGAATTGCTCCTATTAAGCCACTATCAAATAAATTTAATAGAGTATGTTGTTTAATTACTCCTTTTGCGTCTGGATGTATGCATATACTAAACTTTAGTAGTAAATCCGCTATAAATGATATTTTTCTATATAAAGGTGATCTTAGTGTGCATGATGATGCACTTGACGCCCTAGCTAATGCTTATTTACTACTTACTTCTTCAAGGTCAACAAAAAGCACTCAATTTGCTAAATTTAGATATCTATAATTGATAATATATAAAAGCGTATTATACTAGGTACAAAAATAAGGAGATTAATTGATATTATTAACAGCTTATATTGATAAGCTATCAACATTATCAATTAACTACTTTAAGGGATTAATAACAGATATTGCTATTTACTTGATGTTACCTTTAACTGTGTTAATTGTTTTAATTGGGTTTTTGATAGCTTATCTAGAACACTACCAAGACGAGCTAGATAGTATGTTACGCTTGAGCCTACATCAATTGTTGTTACTACTTTTACTATTATGTTTTTTGGTAATAATGAGTTATGTAGAAGGTATGTTTGATAAGCTGGATTATACAAAAGATATGTCTTATGAGTTTGAAGAAATAATTCATTTTCATTATTTTAAGTCACTATATGAGTATGAGTAATAAATACAGTATCAACTGTATCTTGATACACAAGATACTTTTAAAACCATCATTTTCAAGAATTAATAAAAACTTGAACTATATTTATCAATTAAAAAGTATATATGAAATTAGACATAAATATAAATTCACGCGAGTTGTATCTTTACTCAATTTTTTTAGGAATTATATTGAAAATGTTGGTGAGGATGCATTAAAGAACGGTATTTCCTTATTACCTTTTGGTAGCAAGGGTGGTGATGAAACTTTAAGTACTCTTAAAATAGAGCTTAAAGAGGCTTTACTTAATGCTATTATAAGTTATCGCTTTTATGGTGTTGGGTATATCTTAGTTCAAACTAACGATGATTATTCGCATTTAGAGAGTGAGGTTAACAATGAATTACCTATTGGATTTACTTTTCTTGAGAATGGACTTGTGAGTGACAGGGATTTTGATTCAAATTACATCACCTACAACTTAAAAATTAGATCACTAGATGAAAGTGATGATGAACGAATTACTAGCAAAGATGAGCGAATTACTAGCAAAGAAATTAGAATACATAAATCTAGACTTATTATATATGATAACTTTGACCACATTTTAGGGAAGTACACCCCTGTATATACACAAAACTTTCTATTAAATATTTACTTACTAGAGCGTATATATGTTGAAATTGAAAAACGAATTAGCAATCATAATTTTTTGTTTTATAAAGATGAGTATTTAGTTGAATTACAAGACGCTTTAACTAATGCTACAGCCTCGATTGACCTTATAACAAAGAGTAATAGCACCGAGTCTGGTAATATATTTTCAAACCTCTTAAAGGGAAATAAGGATGATCAAATAAATGCTAATATTACGGCTTTTAGAGGTATTAATAATGAACTTGATCGTGAGCTTGCAAGGCTTAAGAGCAACCTTAATAATGAGGGTATTTTTTATACTGGAACACAAAGTGCAAATTTGCAAGTTATTAAGTATGACTTGACCTATCTTAAGGACGCTTTTGAATTAGTTAAGGCCAAGATTGGAGCTGATACTAAGGAGCCTTTAACTAGAAGTTTTAATGAACAGACTAAGGGTTTAGGTAATGATGGTAAAGGAGACCGTAGTAACTATTATGACTTTATTAAGGGCGTGCAGGAAAACGTTGAAAATGCATGCAACATTAAACTTAATAAACACTATGGACTTGATATGAGGTTTAATTCAATCGTTGTTCTAACTGAAGATGAAAAACTAGAGCGTGATAATAAATTAATGGATACATATAACAAGTATTTAACACTAGTTGCTAATAACACACTAGATAGTAAATATTTAGATATGCTAAATAGGAAATTATTTTTTCTAGAGGATATAAATTAAGCGAGATAAAAAGTTAATGAA
This is a stretch of genomic DNA from Candidatus Borreliella tachyglossi. It encodes these proteins:
- a CDS encoding PBSX family phage terminase large subunit, encoding MVDSYEFKSLRKEYLKDFNFDIASLFASSSNIDFEEFESAHLLPKQAEVLSSIESGNISKIILSGGIASGKTFLACYLFIKSLLANKDKYSKSNNNLILGNSQNSIEINVLGEMETICDLLHISFEKKKQNTTFVLIDGLRVNLYGGDKATDFKRLRGSNSSLMFINEATTLNRETIREALKRLRNGQEVAIFDTNPDFPTHFFKTDFIDKTEVYTTYNFTTYDNIKISKSFIETQETLYKDLPTYKARILLGEWVASGESIFTNINMVASYEFISPVCYIDPAFSIGGDNTAVCVLERSSDNKFYTYIYQDQRPVNDPYMLSMIKSIITTFNVNTLYIEDRDNTMGLGSVTKEFLNLRNNMNNYYRIAPIKPLSNKFNRVCCLITPFASGCMHILNFSSKSAINDIFLYKGDLSVHDDALDALANAYLLLTSSRSTKSTQFAKFRYL